From a region of the Castanea sativa cultivar Marrone di Chiusa Pesio chromosome 10, ASM4071231v1 genome:
- the LOC142611866 gene encoding potassium transporter 5-like, with product MSTSTSRIPGVTEMSSEVAPKNPEQSMEQVSEELQGKRIFRRFDSLDLESSTVPGRHGHGSKAVGWSVILQLAFQSIGIVYGDIGTSPLYVYASTFSNGIKHNDDILGVLSLIFYTLTLIPLFKYVFIVLQANDNGEGGTFALYSLICRYAKVGLIPNQQAEDQEVSNFQLDLPSSRQRIASGVKAKLENSQFAKFFLLFATMLGTSMVIGDGVLTPCMSVLSAVGGIRKATTEITEDMIVWISVAILIFLFMVQRFGTDKVGYSFAPIICVWFALIGGIGLFNFIKFDPTVIKAINPQYIVQYFQRNKKEAWVSLGGIVLAITGTEALFADVGHFTVRSIQISMCSVTYPALILAYSGQAAFLRKHNDLVKETFFESTPDPLYWPMFVVAILASIVASQAMISGTFSIVQQSLSLGCFPRVKIVHTSTKYEGQVYIPEVNYLLMLACISVTLVFKNTEKIGNAYGIAVVFVMTLTSAFLVLIMIMIWKSHILLVISYVLVISSVELLYLSSVFYKFAQGGYLPLAFAAVLMTIMYIWNDVHRRKYFYELDHKVPLGKLKDIAADTNLCRMPGLALFYTDLVQGIPPIFKHYVVNVPALHSVLVFVTIKSLPISKVPIEERFLFRRVEPKDQNVFRCVVRYGYTDTRSEDEPFEKMLVERLKKYIINNFWFSQSKLSNGKNDGELDVGFANGEDENNDVKDVDEEKLQEVLEREIEALDQASRAGIVHLIGENEVVAVKGASLGKRFLINYAFNFLEKNLRQTQNVFDIPHKRMLKVGMTYEV from the exons ATGAGCACCAGTACTAGTAGAATTCCTGGGGTTACGGAAATGTCTAGTGAAGTAGCACCAAAAAATCCTGAACAAAGTATGGAGCAAGTTTCCGAAGAACTCCAAGGGAAGAGAATTTTCCGAAGGTTCGATTCCTTGGACCTCGAATCCTCCACTGTTCCCGGTCGTCATGGCCATGGCTCCAAG gCTGTGGGGTGGTCAGTGATATTGCAACTAGCATTCCAGAGCATAGGAATTGTATATGGAGACATTGGTACTTCACCACTATATGTGTATGCAAGTACTTTCAGTAATGGCATCAAGCACAACGATGACATTTTGGGTGTTCTTTCTCTGATTTTTTATACCCTCACTTTAATCCCTCTGTTTAAGTACGTTTTCATTGTCTTACAAGCCAATGATAATGGCGAAG GAGGGACGTTTGCTTTGTACTCTCTTATATGCCGATATGCTAAGGTTGGTTTGATCCCAAATCAGCAAGCTGAGGACCAGGAGGTCTCTAATTTCCAGCTTGATTTACCAAGTAGTCGTCAGCGGATAGCGTCGGGGGTTAAGGCTAAGCTGGAAAACAGCCAGTTTGCCAAGTTCTTTCTATTGTTTGCTACAATGCTTGGTACTTCCATGGTGATTGGGGATGGTGTCCTCACTCCTTGCATGTCAG TTTTATCTGCTGTGGGAGGGATCAGGAAAGCTACAACTGAAATCACAGAAG ATATGATTGTTTGGATTTCCGTTGCTATCTTGATCTTCTTGTTCATGGTTCAAAGATTTGGAACTGACAAAGTGGGCTATAGTTTTGCTCCCATAATATGTGTTTGGTTCGCATTAATCGGGGGTATTGGCcttttcaatttcatcaaatttGATCCAACAGTCATCAAAGCTATAAATCCACAATACATTGTTCAATATTTCCAGAGGAACAAAAAAGAAGCTTGGGTTTCTCTTGGTGGCATTGTCCTTGCCATAACAG GAACGGAAGCTCTATTTGCTGATGTTGGACACTTCACAGTTAGGTCCATTCAAATAAGTATGTGCTCAGTGACCTACCCGGCTCTCATATTGGCATACAGTGGACAAGCAGCCTTCCTTCGCAAGCACAATGATCTTGtcaaagaaactttctttgagtCTACTCCAG ATCCTTTGTACTGGCCAATGTTTGTGGTGGCCATATTGGCATCAATAGTAGCTAGTCAAGCCATGATTTCAGGGACTTTCTCTATAGTCCAACAATCTCTCTCACTTGGGTGTTTCCCTCGAGTGAAAATCGTGCATACATCAACTAAGTATGAAGGACAAGTTTACATACCAGAAGTCAACTACCTTCTTATGTTGGCTTGTATAAGTGTCACTTTGGTTTTCAAGAACACGGAAAAGATTGGCAATGCATATG GGATAGCAGTGGTATTTGTTATGACTCTCACATCAGCTTTCCTAGTGCTAATCATGATCATGATATGGAAATCTCACATACTTTTAGTTATCTCCTATGTTCTTGTCATCAGTAGTGTGGAGCTTCTCTATTTGAGCTCAGTCTTCTATAAGTTTGCTCAAGGAGGATATCTTCCCCTGGCCTTTGCTGCAGTACTAATGACCATAATGTATATTTGGAATGATGTTCATAGAAGAAAGTACTTTTATGAGCTTGACCACAAAGTCCCTTTAGggaagctcaaggacatagctGCAGACACAAATTTATGTCGAATGCCTGGGTTGGCCTTGTTCTACACAGATCTTGTTCAAGGCATCCCACCCATTTTCAAGCACTATGTGGTAAATGTTCCTGCATTGCATTCAGTCCTTGTCTTCGTCACCATCAAGTCACTACCTATCAGCAAGGTTCCAATTGAAGAGCGTTTCCTATTTCGTCGAGTGGAGCCTAAAGACCAAAATGTGTTTCGTTGTGTTGTGAGGTATGGATACACAGATACACGTTCTGAGGATGAGCCTTTTGAAAAGATGTTAGTTGAAAGATTGAAGAAGTatattataaacaatttttgGTTCTCTCAAAGTAAACTAAGTAATGGCAAAAATGATGGTGAATTGGATGTTGGGTTTGCTAATGGAGAGGATGAAAATAATGATGTGAAGGATGTTGATGAAGAAAAACTGCAAGAggtgttagagagagagattgaggcTTTGGACCAAGCATCACGTGCTGGTATTGTTCACTTGATTGGTGAGAATGAAGTGGTTGCAGTCAAAGGAGCTAGTTTAGGAAAGAGATTTCTGATAAACTATGCTTTCAATTTCTTGGAGAAAAATTTGAGACAAACTCAAAATGTATTTGACATTCCTCACAAGCGCATGCTAAAAGTGGGCATGACTTATGAGGTTTAG